Proteins from a genomic interval of Papaver somniferum cultivar HN1 chromosome 4, ASM357369v1, whole genome shotgun sequence:
- the LOC113273531 gene encoding uncharacterized protein LOC113273531 gives MAKISSSSALFLVGFLLLLITVSAATNKATAPGTAPDGSECPMRDATNSMGTSRVVDGLSCDGCMNSCFKKCGESKSKTSLACRQMTATKWSCGCCCSKEY, from the exons ATGGCAAAGATTTCATCTTCTTCCGCTCTCTTTTTGGTTGGTTTTCTCTTGTTGCTGATTACTGTATCCGCAGCTACCA ACAAGGCGACTGCCCCTGGTACTGCGCCAGATGGTAGTGAATGTCCCATGAGAGATGCTACTAATTCAATGGGGACAAGCAGAGTAGTTGATGGTCTGTCATGTGACGGTTGTATGAATTCATGTTTTAAGAAATGTGGGGAAAGCAAATCAAAGACTAGTCTTGCTTGCCGGCAAATGACTGCCACTAAGTGGAGTTGTGGGTGTTGTTGCTCTAAGGAATACTAA
- the LOC113274739 gene encoding BAHD acyltransferase DCR-like, translating into MGSIENPKQEVDETIRVKLIKKTNVYPSSKKLGKQECPLVTFDLPYVTFYYNQKLLLYKSSGADGDDFKFEETVEKLKEGLAFILEDFFPLAGKLEKDEEGVLKVVCEEECVGVEVVEAVAEGIDVAELAEAESSSILHEIVPYHGVMNLEGLHRPLLAIQFTKLKDGLAIGCAFNHAILDGMSTWHFLSSWAEICRGSTTISVQPFHDRTKARNTRVKLDLPESAAAFEKPVTSNGEEKHTPEPQLREKIFRFSGSTIEKIKSKANENLPSDSKPFSTFQALGAHIWCAVTRARNLKPEDYTVFTIFADLRKRVDPPMPDSYFGNLIQAIFTVTAAGALLSNPAEYGLKALQGVIKSHDAKTINERNAAWESNPVLFKYKDAGMNCVAVGSSPRFPVYEVDFGFGKPERVRSGTNNKFDGMVYLYQGKDGEKSMDVEITLDPEAMKNLEADEDFTKV; encoded by the exons ATGGGAAGTATTGAGAATCCAAAGCAAGAAGTTGATGAAACGATCAGAGTGAAGTTGATTAAGAAAACTAATGTCTACCCAAGTAGTAAAAAACTAGGTAAACAAGAATGCCCTTTGGTTACATTTGATCTACCTTATGTAACATTTTATTACAACCAAAAATTGTTACTATACAAAAGCAGTGGTGCTGATGGTGATGATTTTAAGTTTGAAGAAACAGTAGAGAAATTGAAAGAAGGGTTAGCGTTCATTTTAGAAGATTTCTTTCCTTTAGCTGGAAAACTAGAGAAAGATGAAGAAGGTGTTTTGAAAGTTGTTTGTGAAGAGGAATGTGTTGGTGTTGAAGTTGTTGAGGCAGTCGCTGAAGGAATCGATGTCGCTGAATTAGCCGAAGCAGAATCGTCTAGTATTTTACATGAGATCGTGCCATACCATGGTGTCATGAACTTAGAAGGTCTTCATCGTCCACTGTTGGCCATTCAG TTTACCAAACTGAAAGATGGACTTGCAATTGGATGTGCATTTAACCATGCAATCCTAGATGGGATGTCAACATGGCATTTCTTGAGTTCATGGGCCGAAATCTGTCGTGGATCTACTACAATCTCTGTCCAACCTTTCCATGATCGAACAAAGGCTAGAAACACTCGTGTGAAACTTGATCTACCAGAATCTGCTGCAGCATTTGAGAAACCAGTCACATCCAACGGTGAGGAGAAACATACCCCTGAACCACAACTCCGGGAAAAGATTTTCCGATTCTCAGGTTCCacaattgagaaaatcaagtCGAAAGCAAATGAAAATCTTCCAAGTGATTCCAAGCCATTCTCAACTTTCCAAGCTCTTGGGGCACATATTTGGTGTGCCGTGACTCGTGCTCGAAACCTCAAGCCAGAAGATTACACCgtgtttaccatttttgctgaccTCCGGAAACGTGTTGATCCACCAATGCCAGACAGTTACTTCGGTAACTTAATTCAAGCTATTTTTACCGTTACTGCAGCCGGAGCACTACTATCAAATCCTGCTGAATATGGGTTGAAAGCATTACAAGGTGTGATTAAGTCACATGACGCAAAGACAATTAACGAAAGAAATGCTGCATGGGAAAGTAACCCAGTACTGTTCAAATACAAAGATGCAGGAATGAATTGTGTTGCTGTTGGAAGTTCGCCAAGGTTTCCGGTATACGAAGTGGATTTTGGTTTTGGTAAGCctgaaagagttagaagtggaacaaacaacaagtttgatGGAATGGTTTATTTGTACCAAGGAAAAGATGGTGAAAAAAGCATGGATGTTGAGATAACTTTAGACCCTGAAGCCATGAAGAACTTAGAGGCCGATGAGGACTTTACCAAGGTCTAA
- the LOC113274740 gene encoding peroxidase 27-like encodes MATLSLLSALVLVFLVLGITNGQGLKLGFYHKTCPNAEAIIQETTASYVSFNPTLPAALLRMHFHDCFVRGCDGSVLINSTSTHQTEKAAAPNLSLRGFNVIDAAKAAVEKVCPGVFSCADILSLVARDSVAMIRGPWWNVPTGRRDGRVSIMTDAFTLPEPFFNATQLIASFASKGLSAKDLVVLSGAHTIGIAACTSFTTRLFNFTGKGDSDPTLDSEYVPRLKSKCKPNDLVHRAEMDPGSVKTFDSSYYKLVSKRRGLFTSDASLLDDPVTKAYVKSQARNNGPTFFKDFAVSMEKMNAIEVLTGTDGEIRKHCALIN; translated from the exons ATGGCTACTCTAAGTCTGCTTTCGGCTTTGGTTCTTGTTTTCCTTGTCTTAGGCATAACTAATGGTCAAGGTCTGAAATTAGGTTTCTACCATAAGACATGTCCAAATGCTGAGGCTATTATTCAGGAGACGACTGCTTCATACGTTTCTTTTAATCCTACACTCCCTGCCGCATTATTGAGAATGCATTTCCATGATTGTTTCGTCAGG GGTTGTGATGGCTCAGTGCTAATAAATTCTACAAGCACACATCAAACAGAGAAAGCTGCAGCTCCTAATTTATCCCTTAGAGGTTTCAACGTTATTGATGCTGCAAAGGCTGCAGTCGAAAAAGTGTGCCCTGGAGTTTTTTCATGTGCAGACATTCTATCATTGGTTGCAAGAGATTCAGTAGCTATG ATTAGAGGACCATGGTGGAATGTACCCACTGGACGAAGAGATGGTAGAGTTTCCATCATGACAGATGCTTTTACACTACCAGAACCATTCTTCAATGCTACTCAATTGATAGCATCGTTTGCATCTAAGGGGTTGAGTGCAAAAGACCTTGTTGTCTTATCAG GTGCGCACACAATTGGCATTGCCGCTTGCACCTCATTTACAACAAGATTGTTCAACTTCACTGGCAAAGGAGATTCAGACCCAACATTGGACAGCGAGTATGTACCACGACTAAAGAGCAAGTGCAAGCCAAATGATTTAGTGCATAGAGCAGAGATGGATCCAGGAAGTGTTAAAACGTTTGACTCGAGTTACTATAAGCTTGTTAGTAAGAGAAGAGGATTGTTTACATCTGACGCATCTCTTCTTGACGACCCTGTGACTAAGGCTTATGTTAAGAGTCAAGCAAGAAACAATGGACCAACTTTCTTCAAGGATTTTGCTGTGTCTATGGAGAAAATGAACGCCATTGAAGTTCTTACCGGTACTGATGGTGAAATCAGAAAACACTGTGCTCTCATTAACTAA